In Lolium rigidum isolate FL_2022 chromosome 3, APGP_CSIRO_Lrig_0.1, whole genome shotgun sequence, the genomic window aggggtgattgaaggccaCGAGCAACTTAAAtcgtacattactaattattataaagacctgtttggtcctccggaggaaagctctttctctcttaacgaggacttaacggaagatataccccaagtttctatggaagaaaatggcctactaaccgcaccttattccgaggatgaggttaagaaggcgattttccaaatggaatgtaacaaagcaccgggtccagatggttttccagcagagttttatcaaaccctttgggatactattaaatcggatcttctagatttgttcggtgatctccacacaggacaactagaattatttcgtctaaattttggtgaagtaattttgttaccgaaggttaatgaggcagaaaggattcaacaatatagacctatctcgCCTTTTAAACGTcggcttcaagattttcacgaaagtggccaccattagacttaatacggttgcggatcatgtcgttcaaCCTTCACAGACcgcttttatgcaaggaaggaatatccttgatggagtggcagtgttgcacgagacggtacatgagttgcattctaagaaattaaacggggtaattttaaaattagatttcgaaaaggcgTATGACAAGGTTAAGTGGTCTTTTCTGCAGCAGACacttaggatgaaaggtttttctcctgagtggcgcgctctaatttacgattttgtgtatggaggtagtgtggctatccgggttaatgatgacaccggccactattttcaaacacgaaaggggttacgccaaggggatcggttatcaccgatgttgtttaacattgtagcggatatgttggcaaTACTCATAGAGCGAGCTAAgtctgatggccagattgaaggtgtgatcccacatttggttgatgggggtttatctatccttcaatatgccagacgatacaattctttttatggatcatgatctcgaaaaagctcgcaatctCAAATTAATTTTGACGGCgtttgagcagttgtcgggattaaaaatcaatttccataaaagtgagttgtTCGTTTCGGTGAGGCCCAAAAGGATATGACTCTATATacggagttgtttggttgtgggcaaggccaatttcctattcgctatttgggtattccgattcattatcggagactaacaattgctgaatggaaaattgtggaagaaagattacaaaaacgccttagtagttggaagggtaaattgcTGTCCCTCGGAGggagattggttctcattaattcgatgctcgacaaatatggtactgtatatgttatcattcttcctgctGCCAAAagaaattctgcataaactcgattattatcgatccagattcttttggcaaggggacgatggagaaaaagaaatatcgatcggttaaatggagtgtagtccgtagtcccaaagatcaaggtggacttggagttcatgacctagaGGTTAAGAACTCAGCTCcgctaggtaaatggctttttaagcttcttaccgaggatgggatttggcaaactattcttcgtagAAAGTACATTGGCTCGAAggcgttatcccaagtggtttggaaacccggggattcTCACTTAcgggctggtctaatggcgactaagaatgttttctttcgtcatggtactttctctattaagaatggagaacGGATACGCttcgggaagatgtttggttagacaatgcttccTTGAGTGAGCAGTATCCTGCCTTGTATAGTATTGTCCGTCGCAagggtgataccattgccacagtaatggctacctcaccaccTAACGTGACGTTTAGAAGGGTTTTGCTTGGACAAAGGCTTGTTGCATGGAACGATTTAATTCACCGGTTGGGAGATATTCAATTATCaactgaaccggatgaatttagatggaatcttcatgcagATGGTACTTTCTCAGTCAAATCCTTGTACAATGCGATTCTCCATtctgatataccagttgataataacaagaaaatctggaagatgaaaataccagtaaaaataaaaaatttcggatggtatcttcgtcgcggagttattcttaccaaagataatcttgtcaagcgGAATTGCATTGGAAGTActaggtgtgttttttgtcaacaagatgaaactattaaacacctttttttccaatgccattttgcgagatctatttggtcagtcatccaagttgcttctaccctgtatccccgactagtgtagccaatgtctttggcaattggctccacggtatcgattcaaggtttaagttgcttcttagggtgggggcgctagcgattatccgggcactctggctaagtagaaatgacaagatttttaatgataaaaattgttctttgttgcaggtcatctacggatgtacgggtattctccgtttgtggttacctcttcagcggatggagaaccgagacctatttacggaggtctgtacacggttggaggatacggcgagggatactttttccctacatgggtggcagcatagtcttcggattgcagcaccacccacaccataggcgatttatgattcatcgttccgatatgtatttcgcctagtttttttCTTTACATTGTTGGTTACAGACTCTttgaacagctgtgtgcatcctggttatgcagaggctggatgtaattgctttccaaaagtaataaagcatcctttatcgaaaaaaaatcatCCCAGAGAAGAACAAATCCGGCATCTCTTCCTCTGTCGATTATCTGACGTCCAATCTTGGAACCGCCACGGCGTCGGGCATTTCCCTGCTCTTCCTCCTCGGCGATTGCTGCCATAATAAGTTCATCGTCGCCtgatgaagacgatgatgaatTCATCATCATATCCCAAGAGGTGCTCATTGTATCGTGAGAGAGTGGATAGAGAGCAAAGAAGCTACAACCAGGAATGTAGTGAGAGAGCTGGTAGATGGTGGTATATATAGATACAAAAATATAGCTATTGGGAATATAGCCGTTGAAAATATAGCCGTTGAAAATATAGCCGTTGGGAATTTAACTGTTCAAAAAATAGAGCCGTTGGAAAAAATCTGTTAAATAGTAGTTATAGGATATATTAAAATATAGGAGAGAGAATATAGATGTCCTGGTTATAGATGATCTGTTGGAAAACTGGGGACATCTAAAAAGGAATCTTTATAGATGATCCTCTATATGGAGATATAGAGGACCAAATTTGGATGAGCTCCTGGAGGGACTGAGCTTCAGTGACTTTGTCAGCccacaaagtcactgactttgtgtCACTTACAAGTAGGGTCAGGTGGAACCCTTCATTAtgtgggccccacgtggccccACTTGTAAGTGATTCAAAGTCAGTGACTTCACTGAAGCTCAATCCCTCCTGGAGATGCTCTGGGCGATGTGATCGCCTGGTTGCGGTTTTATCTTGACGGAGCCCAAGGCAGGGTGGAGAGAGGTAGCTAGCTCCACGCAAGGCGACGCCATGCCCAGTCAGAGTCAGTACTACACTACTACCCTATAGCTCGCTGGTAGCAGGAGTACCCTAGCACAGTGTCATCCATTTACGCATGCCAGCTGTGCGGCAACAACCTTCAGCTCCAGGCTGGCATCCTCCCCTTCACTGCCTCGCCTCTATATAAAGCCCTCCGTGCACGCCCCGCTCCTCCCAACACAACCGCCGCGCTGCGCTCAGAGCTCCAGCTACACGAGCTCTTCACCTCGATCTCCGTGCGACAAAATAGTAATCTTTCATTTTTTTAACTACCATGGGCGCGTGCAACTCGTGCGAGGCgacggccgtggcggcggtgacgggaggcgaggcgacggcggcgagggtCGTGCTCGCGGACGGCGAGCTGCAGAGGTTCCCCGGGGGCACCCGGGCGTCGCACGCGCTCAAGGCttcggacgccgccgccgcctcccctgtgCAGCGCCCATGCTTCCTGTGCAGCGCGGACGGGCTGGagctcggcggcgcggtggccgcgctGGCGCTCGACGAGGAGCTGCAGCCCGGGCAGCTCTACTTCGTGCTCCCCGCGGCCATGCGGCGGCGCCCGCTGcaggcggaggagatggcggcgctCGCCATCCGCGCAAGCGCCGCGCTAGCGGGCGACCACGACGGCCCGCTCGTGTTTCCGGATTCGGTCCCAGGCGCCGTGAAGGGGTCCCGGCGCCGCTCGCGGAGGACAGCCAGCCTGGGGCGAGACTTCGTGCCGGACCTCGGCTCCATTATGGAGTAGCTAGCCGGTTTGCCGTCCGGCGAGGATCGGCCACCGGGGAGGAGACTTTGACTAATGCTAATGTAGCGTAGCTTAGCTGGCCGGCTGTGTAGGCACTGTACGTTGTAGAGGAGGCAGAAAGACGCGTAGGCACATTGCACATTCTGATCCAAGGGCTGGTGTGTTCCGTTTGAGGATGGGATGGAATGGAATAGAACCGTTCCGCACCAGCCCATTTTTGCGTTCGGTTGCAAACTGAAatggaatgaagtggttccttcaaatggaatattccctctagatctggaatgaagtggttcctccgactcggccggacgaggtggaacgAGTAACTGTCACACGCTGATTaattaagtttagcaataattagccaagtttagcaataattaatcaagtttagcactacttaatcaagtttagcaaataattaatcgagtttagaataattaatcgggtgactatctcacccattccattccattctcatcccattccaaaaccgaacacaGAGATGAAACCGTTACGTGACAATTTTTTTGTCCAAACCAAACACAGAGATGGAACGGTTCCGTGACACTGGAATGGAATGGCCATTCCATTCCAGCCCCtccccaaaccgaacacaccctaactAGACGACCAGGTCTCTGTGTATGTTTATGGCTGACGGGTGGGTCCATAATCCCACGAAGCTAACCGTCCAACACTTTCACTTGAATTGGATATTTATTGACTCTAAATGTTAGTCACCTAACATTATCAACCTCAGTTACTTCCTAAGTGTAGTTAGCTGGCTATAGACATTTTAGCACGCCAAGTTCCTTGGAAAACGATACTTTCTATGTCCTgtgtaaaaaatataaataaatgtaTCATGAAAAAACTTGCTTTTAGAGCAAATACAATAAAGTCTAGTCAGCTGGttgtaagagataaaatattatttcTTTGCTTACTTGGAGGAGTGAGAAGAGGAGAGAGGAGGTAAGTGGgctcttagagcaattccaatagtgtagtcagttgctggctataagccaagtgtcatgtcatctatagccaacttggagccaacatatacaatagtgagctaaaaAATGTActagtactttatcaatgtatggtccacctttcactctcacaaagtgcctacgagcacgtgctagagctggctcttgcataagagctcactctccttctctctcctcctctctctcctccaactaagcaatgatatactattttaatcattgtagccagctgactacgacttattgtacttgctcttatgcaACTCCTAGATACTTTATGAGAGCAAATGACGGGCCGTATTTTGAAAAAGTATTATATTCTTAGGCTGgtaatagtggggagtaacttagactagtaacatatgccatgttactagtctaggttactaccttcatagagagtagtaacttatatgtggtgccaTGCATTATAtcattaattatgttgtagactcatcctgccttgaggtgtgtgatgttatggtaacatagctagttaccacctcactctctttcttcatttattagcatgtcatgtcaccaaattgtcttgagatgtgtgatgttagtagctatgttactcccactatgagcagttttAGAGTCAACTATTGTATATGGTGGCTATAAGTTggatatagatgacatggcaaacCACAATAGCTAGGTGCTGGatacactattgttcttgctcttaggACCAAACTTGTGTTTTTTGACATCACATAAAAAATATGGGGTTTTTGATGAAACGACTCTACAAGTACATATG contains:
- the LOC124702176 gene encoding uncharacterized protein LOC124702176; this translates as MGACNSCEATAVAAVTGGEATAARVVLADGELQRFPGGTRASHALKASDAAAASPVQRPCFLCSADGLELGGAVAALALDEELQPGQLYFVLPAAMRRRPLQAEEMAALAIRASAALAGDHDGPLVFPDSVPGAVKGSRRRSRRTASLGRDFVPDLGSIME